In Thauera sp. JM12B12, one DNA window encodes the following:
- a CDS encoding glycosyltransferase, which translates to MIRVLMVSDVYFPRVNGVSTSIATFRRALAAQDVAVRLVAPRYGDEADAADVVRVPGRRLPFDPEDRLVHAQAMRAAVLREAERCDLVHIQTPFLAHRYGLRAGRAQRRPVLLTYHTFFEEYLHHYAPFLPATALRALARQVSRAQCNAVDAVVVPSTAMRDRLAGYGVHTPMEILPTGIPVRDFAAGDGAHFRRLYDIPEHAPMALYIGRVAHEKNIGFLLEVAARLRAQRPDFVLVVAGEGPATPALQRQALQAGLAGTVRFVGYLERRKRLPDCYAAADVFVFASRTETQGLVLLEAMAAGLPVVALAAMGTTDILAPERGARIAPDAPAGFAAVVENVLADDRLRKQLATEARCYAHEWADTLMADRLAALYRRQLEVRA; encoded by the coding sequence ATGATCCGCGTGCTGATGGTGTCCGACGTCTACTTTCCACGTGTGAACGGGGTCTCGACCTCGATCGCCACCTTCCGCCGTGCGCTCGCTGCCCAGGATGTCGCGGTGCGCCTGGTGGCGCCGCGCTATGGCGACGAGGCGGACGCCGCCGACGTCGTCCGCGTGCCCGGCCGCCGCCTGCCCTTCGACCCCGAGGACCGCCTGGTGCACGCGCAGGCGATGCGCGCAGCGGTCCTGCGCGAGGCCGAAAGGTGCGACCTGGTTCACATCCAGACCCCCTTCCTCGCCCACCGCTACGGGCTGCGGGCCGGGCGCGCCCAGCGGCGGCCGGTGCTGCTGACCTACCACACCTTCTTCGAGGAATACCTCCACCACTACGCACCCTTCCTGCCCGCCACCGCATTGCGCGCGCTCGCCCGGCAGGTGTCGCGTGCGCAGTGCAACGCGGTCGATGCGGTGGTCGTACCCTCGACCGCAATGCGCGACCGCCTCGCCGGCTACGGGGTGCATACGCCGATGGAGATCCTGCCCACCGGCATCCCGGTGCGCGACTTCGCCGCCGGCGACGGCGCGCACTTCCGGCGCCTGTACGACATCCCCGAGCACGCGCCGATGGCGCTCTACATCGGTCGCGTGGCGCACGAGAAGAACATCGGCTTCCTGCTCGAGGTGGCCGCGCGGCTGCGCGCACAGCGCCCCGACTTCGTGCTCGTGGTCGCCGGCGAGGGCCCGGCCACGCCCGCGCTGCAGCGCCAGGCGCTGCAGGCGGGGCTGGCCGGCACGGTGCGCTTCGTCGGCTACCTCGAGCGTCGCAAGCGCCTGCCCGACTGCTACGCCGCAGCCGACGTGTTCGTGTTCGCCTCGCGCACCGAGACCCAGGGCCTGGTCCTGCTCGAGGCCATGGCCGCCGGCCTGCCGGTCGTCGCGCTCGCCGCCATGGGCACCACCGACATCCTCGCGCCCGAGCGCGGGGCGCGCATCGCCCCCGACGCGCCCGCCGGCTTCGCCGCAGTGGTCGAGAACGTGCTCGCCGATGACCGCCTGCGCAAGCAGCTCGCCACCGAGGCGCGCTGCTACGCGCACGAATGGGCCGACACCCTGATGGCCGATCGCCTCGCCGCGCTCTACCGGCGCCAGCTCGAAGTGCGCGCCTGA
- a CDS encoding exonuclease domain-containing protein: MNAFPRYLPGGLAFVDIETTGGPAQRESITEIGIVQVDEDGVREWSTLVRPESRIPEYIQRLTGIDDDMVADAPRFRDIADAVFDRLDGRLFIAHNARFDHGHLRAAFRRAGLDIRPQVLCTVKLSRRLFPDHRRHSLDHLIERHGLVVADRHRALGDAHLLWQFWQKLHERFPPGHLAAVVRELIGHPSLPPHLDPEQIADLPDTPGVYLFYGERGNADGGGELPLYIGKSTRLRSRVLSHFAADHQSDRELSLSQQVRHIDWIETTGEIGALLKEAELVKRLQPTHNRQLRRNRELCTWRLATDIVGDWRLELVHAADLDFGRRDDLYGFFRTRREATNRLRALARDHALCPPLLGLEKPPQGARCFDFQLKRCRGACHGGESPQAHALRLIEALHAMKVEHWTWPGPIGLREGEAIHVVDGWRWLGTATDEGTLADILGAGRPAFDLDIYKILVKAVKRLPILRL, translated from the coding sequence TTGAACGCCTTCCCCCGCTACCTCCCCGGCGGTCTCGCCTTCGTCGACATCGAGACCACCGGCGGTCCCGCTCAACGCGAATCGATCACCGAGATCGGCATCGTCCAGGTCGACGAGGACGGCGTGCGCGAGTGGTCGACGCTGGTGCGCCCGGAATCGCGCATCCCCGAATACATCCAGCGCCTCACCGGCATCGACGACGACATGGTCGCCGACGCGCCGCGCTTCAGGGACATCGCCGACGCGGTCTTCGACCGTCTCGATGGCCGCCTCTTCATCGCCCACAACGCGCGCTTCGACCACGGCCACCTGCGCGCCGCCTTCCGCCGCGCCGGGCTCGACATCCGGCCGCAGGTGCTGTGCACCGTCAAGCTGTCGCGCCGGCTGTTCCCCGACCACCGCCGCCACAGCCTCGACCACCTCATCGAGCGCCACGGCCTGGTGGTGGCCGACCGCCACCGTGCGCTCGGCGACGCCCATCTGCTGTGGCAGTTCTGGCAGAAGCTCCACGAGCGCTTTCCGCCCGGCCACCTCGCGGCGGTGGTGCGCGAGCTCATCGGCCACCCCAGCCTGCCCCCCCACCTCGACCCCGAACAGATCGCCGACCTCCCCGACACACCCGGCGTGTATCTGTTCTACGGCGAGCGCGGCAACGCCGACGGCGGCGGCGAACTGCCGCTCTACATCGGCAAGAGCACCCGCCTGCGCAGCCGCGTGCTGTCGCACTTCGCCGCCGACCACCAGAGCGACCGCGAACTGAGCCTCTCCCAGCAGGTGCGCCACATCGATTGGATCGAGACCACCGGAGAGATCGGCGCGCTGCTGAAGGAGGCCGAGCTCGTCAAGCGCCTGCAGCCCACTCACAACCGCCAGCTGCGCCGCAACCGCGAGCTGTGCACCTGGCGGCTCGCAACCGACATCGTCGGCGACTGGCGGCTCGAGCTGGTGCACGCCGCCGACCTCGACTTCGGCCGCCGCGACGACCTCTACGGCTTCTTCCGCACCCGCCGCGAGGCCACCAACCGCCTGCGCGCGCTCGCCCGCGACCACGCGCTGTGCCCGCCGCTGCTCGGCCTGGAGAAGCCCCCCCAGGGCGCGCGCTGCTTCGACTTCCAGCTCAAGCGCTGCCGCGGCGCCTGCCATGGCGGCGAATCCCCCCAGGCCCACGCCCTGCGCCTGATCGAGGCCCTGCACGCGATGAAGGTCGAGCACTGGACCTGGCCCGGCCCGATCGGCCTGCGCGAAGGCGAGGCCATTCACGTCGTCGACGGCTGGCGCTGGCTCGGCACCGCCACCGACGAGGGCACGCTCGCCGACATCCTGGGGGCCGGCCGCCCGGCCTTCGACCTCGACATCTACAAGATCCTGGTCAAGGCGGTGAAGAGGCTACCGATCCTCAGGCTATGA
- a CDS encoding heavy-metal-associated domain-containing protein, translating into MNTTTLTITGMRDEHCLRLVTNAIQDLPGIGHLEISLETGAATIEHGAFVSAADIYQAIEDAGFGAR; encoded by the coding sequence ATGAACACCACCACCCTCACCATCACCGGCATGCGCGACGAGCACTGCCTGCGCCTCGTCACCAACGCCATTCAGGACCTGCCCGGCATCGGCCACCTCGAGATCTCGCTCGAGACCGGGGCCGCGACCATCGAGCACGGCGCCTTCGTCTCCGCTGCCGACATCTACCAGGCGATCGAGGACGCCGGCTTCGGCGCGCGCTGA
- a CDS encoding group II truncated hemoglobin, giving the protein MEQQTTYARIGGEPTVARLCDRFYALMAETPQFAELRAMHPADLQGSRDKLFMFLSGWLGGPDLFVQNFGHPRLRARHMPFAIGTKERDQWVACMLLAMEDVGIEEGLRERLLQNFFNTADFMRNQPG; this is encoded by the coding sequence ATGGAACAGCAAACCACTTACGCCAGGATCGGCGGCGAGCCCACCGTCGCCCGCCTCTGCGACCGCTTCTACGCCCTGATGGCCGAAACCCCGCAGTTCGCCGAGCTGCGCGCCATGCACCCCGCAGACCTGCAGGGCTCGCGCGACAAGCTCTTCATGTTCCTGTCCGGCTGGCTGGGCGGGCCGGATCTCTTCGTGCAGAACTTCGGCCACCCGCGCCTGCGCGCCCGCCACATGCCGTTCGCGATCGGCACCAAGGAGCGCGACCAGTGGGTCGCCTGCATGCTGCTGGCGATGGAAGACGTCGGCATCGAGGAAGGCCTGCGCGAGCGCCTGCTGCAGAACTTCTTCAACACCGCAGACTTCATGCGCAACCAGCCGGGCTGA
- a CDS encoding DASH family cryptochrome, translating into MGDNPALVEACASAGRVLLVYCHDPADDAPTRWGFVRRGPHRRAFLAAALDDLDAQLRARGSRLLQLRGAPAEVLPVLARAIGADTVVCEEIAAPEEQDAVAALRAAGLTVRTVWQSSLLDPAALPFAVARLPKVFTDFRRAVEAAGQQPPAPLAAPAVLPPLPAPVVLPPHSSFEPPRMSDRALGASFPWWQPAFAGGERAALAHLACYFAGDLAKHYKATRNGLSGVDFSSKFSPWLAQGALSPRVAFAALRRHEAEQGASEGSYWLWFELLWRDYFRFLHLQHGRRLYRARGLNDAAPAPAHDPAAFAAWCAGRAGHAFVDAGMRELAATGWLSNRMRQVVASYLIHDLGCDWRAGAAWFEAQLVDYDAYSNHGNWLYIAGRGTDPRGGRRFDPDRQAATYDADGAYRARWAKADRCGSD; encoded by the coding sequence TTGGGTGACAACCCGGCGCTGGTCGAGGCCTGTGCGTCGGCTGGGCGCGTGCTGCTGGTGTATTGCCACGACCCCGCCGACGACGCGCCGACGCGCTGGGGCTTCGTGCGCCGCGGGCCGCATCGGCGGGCGTTCCTCGCTGCCGCACTGGACGATCTGGATGCGCAACTGCGTGCGCGGGGCAGCCGCCTGCTGCAGCTTCGCGGCGCGCCCGCCGAGGTGCTGCCGGTACTTGCACGCGCGATCGGCGCCGACACCGTGGTGTGCGAGGAGATCGCCGCGCCCGAAGAGCAGGACGCCGTCGCCGCGTTGCGTGCCGCCGGCCTGACGGTGCGCACGGTGTGGCAGTCCAGCCTGCTCGATCCGGCGGCGCTGCCGTTCGCGGTGGCGCGTTTGCCGAAGGTGTTCACGGATTTTCGGCGAGCGGTCGAGGCGGCTGGCCAGCAGCCACCCGCGCCGCTTGCCGCGCCAGCGGTTCTGCCGCCGCTGCCGGCCCCTGTCGTCCTGCCGCCGCATTCCTCGTTCGAGCCGCCGCGGATGAGTGATCGTGCGCTCGGCGCCTCCTTCCCCTGGTGGCAGCCGGCGTTTGCCGGCGGCGAGCGGGCGGCGCTGGCGCATCTGGCGTGCTACTTCGCCGGCGATCTGGCCAAGCACTACAAGGCGACACGCAATGGCCTGAGCGGGGTCGATTTTTCCAGCAAGTTCTCGCCCTGGCTGGCGCAGGGGGCCTTGTCGCCGCGGGTGGCCTTTGCCGCGCTGCGCCGCCACGAGGCCGAGCAGGGGGCGAGCGAGGGCAGCTACTGGCTGTGGTTCGAGCTGCTGTGGCGGGACTATTTCCGCTTCCTGCATCTGCAGCATGGCCGGCGGCTGTACCGGGCGCGCGGGCTGAACGACGCCGCGCCCGCGCCCGCGCACGACCCGGCGGCGTTCGCGGCCTGGTGCGCGGGGCGCGCCGGCCACGCCTTCGTCGATGCCGGCATGCGCGAGCTTGCCGCCACCGGCTGGCTGTCGAACCGCATGCGGCAGGTGGTGGCCAGCTACCTGATCCACGACCTTGGCTGCGACTGGCGCGCGGGGGCGGCGTGGTTCGAGGCGCAGCTGGTGGATTACGACGCCTACAGCAACCACGGCAACTGGCTCTACATCGCCGGCCGCGGCACCGATCCGCGCGGCGGGCGGCGCTTCGATCCGGACCGGCAGGCGGCGACTTACGATGCCGATGGGGCCTATCGGGCGCGGTGGGCCAAGGCGGATCGGTGCGGCAGCGACTGA
- a CDS encoding DMT family transporter encodes MHATPPSNADATRGLLAALAVVVFWSGFNIVSRFGATASFTPFDIAALRFGVSGAIALPLYLRFVSRRDWPRHMVLATVGGLGYGILVYCGFAFAPSAHAGVFVNGGIPFWTIVLMAVMSGFRIARPTVLALLLSTAGLLLIGFQSLLAPAHGSQWIGDLLFLAAALCWAVFGLLMRRWQMKPQFAMLGIASFSALAYLPVYLLWLPGNLAAQSWGAIALQGGYQGVIAALVAGGFYSYAVQKVGASEASMMLALVPAVTAVGAFLILDEGLGLTTIVGIVVVSIGALLGALPPAALARVRGFGRG; translated from the coding sequence TTGCACGCGACTCCGCCCTCGAATGCCGACGCCACCCGCGGCCTGCTCGCCGCGCTCGCCGTGGTCGTGTTCTGGTCCGGCTTCAACATCGTCTCGCGCTTCGGCGCCACCGCCAGCTTCACGCCCTTCGACATCGCCGCGCTGCGCTTCGGCGTGTCGGGCGCGATCGCGCTGCCGCTCTACCTGCGCTTCGTGTCGCGCCGCGACTGGCCGCGCCACATGGTGCTCGCCACGGTGGGCGGGCTGGGCTACGGCATCCTGGTGTATTGCGGCTTCGCCTTCGCGCCGAGCGCGCACGCCGGCGTGTTCGTCAATGGCGGCATCCCGTTCTGGACCATCGTGCTGATGGCGGTGATGAGCGGTTTTCGCATCGCCCGCCCGACCGTGCTCGCGCTGCTGCTGTCGACCGCCGGCCTGCTGCTGATCGGTTTCCAGAGCCTGCTCGCGCCGGCACACGGCAGTCAGTGGATCGGCGATCTGCTGTTTCTCGCCGCCGCGCTGTGCTGGGCCGTGTTCGGCCTGCTGATGCGGCGCTGGCAGATGAAGCCGCAGTTCGCGATGCTGGGCATCGCCAGCTTCTCGGCGCTCGCCTACCTGCCGGTGTACCTGCTCTGGCTGCCGGGCAACCTGGCCGCACAGAGCTGGGGGGCGATCGCGCTGCAGGGCGGCTACCAGGGCGTGATCGCCGCGCTGGTCGCCGGCGGCTTCTACAGCTACGCGGTGCAGAAGGTGGGCGCGAGCGAGGCCTCGATGATGCTGGCCCTGGTGCCCGCGGTGACGGCGGTGGGCGCCTTCCTGATCCTGGACGAGGGCCTCGGCCTCACCACCATCGTCGGCATCGTGGTGGTGTCGATCGGCGCCCTGCTCGGCGCGCTGCCGCCCGCGGCGCTTGCCCGCGTACGCGGATTCGGCCGAGGCTGA